AATTCCCAGGGGGAGCTCTGAGCTTATAGTCCGATTGCTAGTACAATACTTCTATATTGCAGTGTATTTTACCTGCAagtttcaggcctcatgcacacgaccatatccgaatcacatttttttgtaCCTTGCacacggacccatttatttctaagggtcctcccccctcaaaaaaatgaaatggacagcacatggacatCTATATGTCCATTTCTAAAATTACAGAAAGTGTCCCATTTTCCTCTGCACCGTGGGCAAGAGTAGTACCAGTAATGGGCGTGAAAAACATATGGATTGCACTGTAAATTACAAACAATAcggacacggtcatgtgcattaaagggaacctgtcaccgggattttgggtatagagctgagaacatgggttgctagatggccgctagcacatccgcaatacccagtccccatagctctgtgtgcttttattgtgtaaaaaaaaaaaaaaaaaaaaaaaaaaaaacacgacttgaaaatatgactcttctctggtcacacaagtaagatatgactcttgttaatttgcatatgtatcaaatcgggttttttacacaataaaagcacacagagctatggggactggatattgcggatgtgctagcggccatctagcaacccatgtcctcagctctatacccaaaatcccagtgacaggttccctttaagccttacACTGACAGTCCTCCTGTCAGGCCCTGCCTCTGGCAGCGTCTAACTTGGCTTCCATACGTGGCAAGCTCAAGGGTCTTTGTGACAATGGCACGGCCACCCTTCATACTCAGACCCGACCACAGATGCTGTGGTCCCACTTGACAACCCTACAGAAAACCACCCATGAACTTACCGACTCTCCCATAGCATCCACTGGGGACCGCGATCTGAATGTCAGTTTTCACGATAGCTTTATCTTGAGGACCAATCTCGTAATCGTAGGCGCTAACGTACGGAAGGAAAGAGAGGAAAGTGTTCTATGAGCAGACGTGCATACAGCAGCTGATTTTCCCACAAGTTACAGATTTCATTGGGGGTTGTCACCTTTGCCCCGTACTGGATTAAATCCGTGGTGAGATTTTATGCCGACAGGAGCTCATTATCTCCATTTACCAGCAGATGGGGACAAGCGATTCGCCTGGGGAAGGGACGAGCGAACTTGTAGAACCTCGGGTTCGTCCGGTTAAGCCAAACTTCAGGATCTAAACTTGATCCGGAACCCCACTGACATCAGCGGAGACCTGAACTTCACTTTAATATTTTCCGTTATCTGAAGATAattgcattcttaagacagaatgcaaaacaatatggccatttaggggttaaaacaaTTACCCTCACCTCATCCAGTTGATTGcgcttcttctatcttcactgaacaggacctgtgatatgCGGGATGACATCACGATGAGggagagcgcggtgacgtcatcgtgcACATGGCAGGTCCTGATCAGTGAAGGTCAggggttcactcatctctagtccagggttattcacacgaccgtatgtattttgcagtccgcaaaaaaatacagatgacatccatgttgcatccgtttttctgAGAACCCACCGTAACTATGCCTGTCCTTGTGCGCAAAacggacacgttctatctttttcgGGGGACTAAAGAAAGGACATAGATGCACGTGGTCATTTTCGTGGCCCCACTGAAATTAATGTCCGATCTGCAAAAGacgcggataggatgcagacctaaaatacagtcgtgtgaatggggccttataccaGCGCTCATCCCCAGTCACTGGGACTATAAGACTCCAGCAGCTACCAGGGGCCAAACGTGGTAGGGACACCCTGTAATGTGACCACAGCCGTCTAATGGCTCCAGATTGGGTGCAGAGTGCCCCATTTACTAAAGCAGCGGTAAATCCCTGTGCACATTATGCACTAGCCCCGGTATATAATATATAGACTGTGACGCCTCACCTGTACAGGTCGTAGCCCGCCGCCCGGGCCGAGCCTCTGGTAGGAGTGGAAGCATGCTCCGACAGCTTGGCGAAGCGCAGGACCGGGGGGCAGCTCTCGCTACCGTCTTCCTTTGGCCGTTTTGCGGGAGATGAAGGCACAGGGGTGAGCGGCATGGTGGCTGCAGGACACGCTAAAATCCAACAAGCCCGCCGAATAATAAAAAGCCCGCCAAATTTACGTCAGCCCTGACCAACGTCATTTCCACACAACCCCCTGCCCCGTACACTGTACTGTGCACTACTGCAGGACTACGACTCCCACAGCGCTCTCCTAACATTATTACAAGCGAGCGCCGTGACTTGATGAGACTTGTAGTCTCCGGTGTAGCCTCTAATATGTCGGTAGCGGCTGCAGCAGGAATACATTTTACCTTGCTTGGTGTACGCCCGAAAAGGGTGAGTCGGGCGGCGGGCTGCTCTCCACCAGCCACAGCGCAGCCGCCCTGAGATCCGACCCAGTGTGGCCGCCGCCATGATGCCCAGATCCGTGCGAGACATGTGACAGGAATACACACCGCTCCCCCCACAGGGAGGGCTGTGACTGCGGGCTCTGGGCATGTTGGGTTAGGTTCACACTTAGCCTTATCCTCACCACAAACGCACGCAGAACTCCCCCTATTGACTGCAATAGGGAATCTGCTTGTTAAACCATTCCGCAGAGGAACACtgaatcaggcctcatgcacaccgaccgtatgtattttgcagtccacaaaacccGGATCCTTAAAAAATACACACGACCTCTGTGTGCAttgcgtattttgtggaacggacaagccggcccttcatagaacactgctatccttgtctgtaatgcggccaataataggacatgttctatctttttgcggaatgcacaaggagtaacttctgctttttttgcggacccattgaaataaatgattCCACAtaggatcctaaaaaaaaaaaactgaacgggcacagaaaaaaaatacgtttgtgtgcatgatccctaacaATGCccgtccttgtctgcaaaacggagaagaataggacatgttctactttttttgcggaacggacatgcagacatacagaaatggaatgcacacagagacatTTCCGCTTATTTTGtggaccattgaagtgaatgattccgcatatgggctgcaaaaaaacgcaacggacacggaaagaaaatgcggttgtgtgcatgagcccttacatgcaGAAAATGATCACGGACACGAGTGGACACCCGCCGCTGCTTCATGAGGCGAATGTCCACACACTGTGCCAAGAAGGAACATATCCCTCCTTGGCGCAGTTGCAGCTTTAAACCGCCCGCCCGTGAACTGCATTGCTggttcccattgaaattaatgggaagcAAACACCACGCAGCCAACTCCGGAATTTTGGTGTCCGCGCCAACGGAAAGTTCCATTGTGTGAACAGCTCATTACAGTGCATTACAATGCATTGGTACTGGCAGCTACGGAAGCTCAGGAGATCCAGTCCTACAGCACTATAcaaatgtattgtgctgtattgaaacagagatcagaccctgaaatcttaaagtcccatagtgggacaaaaaaataaagttaaaaaagaagttaaaaaaaattaatgtttcaagtaaaagaaaaagcggccttttcccaaaataaaataaaaaaaattggggaaaaaaaaagaaaagtagacctaTTAGGAATCAACGCCTCCAtatcgatcggctctataaaaatatcacatgacctaacccctcagctgaacacccaaaatagtagcaatctaaccgtcacctgatcccgcaaaaagtgagctcctaccttagacaatcgccccaaaaataaaaaaaactatggctctcagactatggagacattaaaacatgatttttttttgtttcaaacatgcttatattgtgttaaatgtaaaaaaaaaagtatacatgttaggtatcgccgcatccgtaacaacctgctctataaaaataccacatgacctaacccctcagatgaacaccgtaaaaaataaataaaaaaggtgtaaaaaaaggcaattttttttgtcaccttacatcataaaaagtgtaatagcaagcgatcaaaaagtcatatgcaccccaaaatagtgccaatcaaaccgtcacctcatcctgcaaaaatgatattctacataagacaatcgcccaaaaaataaaaaaactatggctctcatggagacacttaaacatgattttttttgtttaataaatgctgttattgtgtaaaacataaataaattaaaaaaagtatatatattaggtatcaccacatccgtaagaacgtgctgtataaaaatatcacatgacctaacccctcagatgaacaccgtaaaaaattaaaataaaaaaagtgtgttaaaaaagcaattttttggtcaccttacatcacaaaaggtgtaatagcaagcgatcaaaaagtcatatgcaccctaaaatagtaccaatcaaaccgtcatctcatactgaaaaataaataaataaatgctttattatgtaaaactgaaacaatatttgttattgtcgcgtccgtaacaacctgctctatacaaataccacatgatctaacctgtcagataaacattgtaaatgacaaaaaaaaaaacggtgccaaaacagctattttttgttaccttgcctcacaaaaagtgtaatatagaccaactaaaaatcatatgtaccctaaaatagtaccaacaaaactgccaccttatcccgtagtttccaaaatggggtaattttatggaagtttctactctaggggtgcatcaggggggcttcaaatgtgatatggcagcttaaaattatcccagtgaaatcttctttccaaaaaccatatggcgttcctttccttctgtgcaatgccgtgtgcccgtacagcagtttacgactacatatggggtgtttctgtaaactacagaattaggcctcatgcacacgtccgttacgttttttggggtctgcccgtgtgccttctgcaatttgtggaatggaacaggcggcccattgtagaaatgcctattcttgtccgctaaatttcatttccattaattcttgtggaacaccaaagtttgtaaaatcagttttgaataccttgaggggtgtagtttctaaaatggggtcactgttttggagtttctactttacgggtgcatcagggggtcttcaaatgtgacatggcaaatgccacaattatcccagtgaaatctgccttacaaaaaccatacggtgttcctttccttctgcgcaatgccatgtgcccgtacagcagtttacaaccacatatgtatGGGCACacattctgtaaactgcagaatcagggcaataaatattgagttttgtgtggctgttaggcctcgttcacacttcagtgtttggtcagtgatttccatcagtgatttgtgagccaaaaccagaagtggagcctccacagacatgaggtagaagggaaagatctgcacctgttctgtgtttagagttgcacctggttttggctcagaaatcactgatggaaatcactgactaaacactgaagtgtgaacaaggccttaatccttgctttgttagtggaattttttttattaatatggaaaatctgcca
The Bufo gargarizans isolate SCDJY-AF-19 chromosome 2, ASM1485885v1, whole genome shotgun sequence genome window above contains:
- the DUT gene encoding deoxyuridine 5'-triphosphate nucleotidohydrolase, mitochondrial; translation: MAAATLGRISGRLRCGWWRAARRPTHPFRAYTKQACPAATMPLTPVPSSPAKRPKEDGSESCPPVLRFAKLSEHASTPTRGSARAAGYDLYSAYDYEIGPQDKAIVKTDIQIAVPSGCYGRVAPRSGLAAKNFIDVGAGVIDEDYRGNVGVVLFNFGKEPFAVKKGDRVAQLICERIFYPALEEVKVLDDTVRGAGGFGSTGQN